From Quercus robur chromosome 8, dhQueRobu3.1, whole genome shotgun sequence:
GAGCCTTTTCAAACTGCCGAAGAACCTTTGCAATGATATTAACTCTATTATTGCGAATTATTGGTGGGGACAGATGAGTGACGAGAAGAAAGTACATTGGATAAACTGGAAAAGGTTATGCGACCCGAAGAAAAAAGGGGGGATGGGTTTTCGGGATATATATGCTTTCAACTTAGCCATGATGTCCATGTTAGAATGTAATTTGTAATTGTCAAAGTGGACAAGGAAACAAGTGGACACCTCATGGACAAGTGTCAATCAATGAGAAATGAACCAAACTTCTGCAGTATTCTTGAAGTTTGTAGTCATCCTAAACTCCTAacacatctatatatagatgtgagttgtaaaatgaagTATGTAACATCCGGAAAAAGAACAATGAAATATTTGTGTTGCAATACTCTGTTTTTCCTTCATACCTAGCGTAACAATAACATCTctacaaaagttaaaaactaaattcTACTCCTAGCCATATAATTAAGAACTTGCATCCAACAATTTTGGCATCAGAGCAGGTTGCCAGCCCCTTTTGTCCTAAAACTATAAACCAGACATTCACAAACCATAAACCATGGCAGCAAGTACAAGTATAGCCACCTTCAACTATGCCCAAAACATTGTTCCCATCTTCACTGGTGAGAGCTATGATTTTTGGAGCACACAAATGAAGACACTCTTCATctcacaagacttgtgggatttaattgagGAAGGCTATGAATAGCTAGAAGATCTGTCAACTTTGACAGCGGCAAAGCTAAAGGAGTACAAGCAAAACAAGCAAAGAGATGCAAGGGCTCTACTCTTCATCCAACAAGGGGTAAGTAAAACTATTTTCCCCAGAATTTCAGGTGCAATTAAATACAAAGAAGCAtgggaaattttaaaaaagcatTTAGTGGTtatgataaagtaatttttattaaactacaGAATCTTTGGAGAGAATTTGATAACTtgcaaatgaaagaaaatgaaactaTGCAAGAATTTTTCTCTAAAGTTTCAAcaataataaatcaaataagAGGCTATGGAGATAATATAAATGATCAAAAAATTGTATAGAAAATACTAAGAAGTTTGTCAATAAAATTTGAACATGTGGTTGTTGCAATTGAAGAAGCTAAAGACTTATCAAAGCTTACACTAGATGAGCTTTGTGGATCTCTTGAAGCACATGAAAAAAGGATGGGCAAATTTTCTACTCAGCCTTTTGAACAAGCATTTCAATCTAAagtaaaaattacaaacaataaaaacacaaaaaaatgaaCAAGAAAATGAAGCCAGCAGCTCCTCCCAACAAAGGAATCAAACTGGAGAAGgacgaggaaaaaaaaattttagaggtTGAGGCAGAGgaaaaagaagtttttcaagCCAAAGAAATTCTTTTGCTAACTCTGACTCTCAATGCATAATCTGTAAAAAATCTAGACATAAGTCTAAAAATTGCTATTTTCGATGCACTAAATGTAAAATCCCAAATCACTCTCAAAGAGATTGCTGGTATAAAGatgttaaaaaatgatgaagCCAACTTCACTAAGGAAGTTGAAAACGCACAAGTGTTTTTCTCATGTATATTTGTACAACAAGAACCAAGAAGTACATGGTATCTAGATAGTGCTTGCAGTAATCATATGACAGGAAGCAAAGAATTTTTCATGAGTCTTGATGAAGGCTACGCGTCCAAAGTGAAGCTTGTAGATGGAAAATTTCATGACATTGATGGAAAAGATGTAGTAGTTGTTGAATCAAAAGGAGGTAACTCTAAACTTATCTATGATGTGCATTATGTTCTTGGTTTAGCTACAAATCTATTAAGTCTTGGACAATTATCAAGGAAAggttacaaaataaattttgatgatgatgaagggAAAATCATAGATAAGAAGAATAATTCCATAGTGGCAAAAGTAAAAATGAATTCCAAAAATGTTTTTCCTCTCACTATGCCACTAGCTGagaattttgcttttaaaactaaaaaaaaaaaatagatgaagCATATTTGTGGCATTTAAGATATGAACACTTAAATTATAATGGCCTCAAATTACTAAAGGATAAAAATATGATCATAGGATTGCCTCCTATTGCTAAGCTAAATCAAGTTTGTGAAGGCTGTATTTATGGAAAAATGCATAGGCgtgttttcaaaaattgcatGGAGAGCCCGAGCACCACTTGAATTGGTGCATGGTAATATTTGTGGACCAACAAGAACCCCATCACTCAATGATAATAGATACTTTCTCTTATTTGTTGATGACTAGACTAGAATGATGTGGGTCTattttcttaaacaaaaatcagaggcttttaatgtttttcttcaatttaaagctTTTGTAGAGAAACAAAGCAGCAAAAAAATGAAGACTCTCAAAACAGATCGTGGTGGAGAATTTATTTATGAACCCTTCCAAAAATATTGCAAAGAGCAAGGTATTCAAAGACAACTCACAATCCATcatactccacaacaaaatgacGTGGCAGAATGCAAAAACTGTACAATTGTGGAAATGGCACGAAGCATGTTAAAATGGAAAGTGCTATCAAATAATTTCTGGGCTGAAGTAGTTAACGTTGCTGTTTATATCTTAAACAGGTCTCCTACAAAGGTCGTTCTGAACAAGACTCCTTATCAAGCTTGGTATGGACAGAAACCTCAAGTCCATCTACTGAAAGTGTTTGGATGTGTTGCTTATGCTCATATTCCaaaacaagaaagagaaaagtttgatgaaaaaggagaaaagaaaatctttgtTGGCTACATCAATGAATCAAAAGGCTACCGCCTTTACAATCCCAAAACAAACAAGATGGTGATTTCTCATGatgttatttttaatgaatcagCAATATGGAATTGGGAAAGTGATTCCAGTCAAGGGCCTAAAATGTTAGAGATTATTGAACCAGTGACAAATCAAGAAGGTTCAAGTTCTCAATCAACTCCAAGTGCAAGTCCAAGCCACAGCCCATCAACAAGAGCAAGTCCATCAATTGGAACATCTTCAGAGTTTGAAACTCCACCAGGAAGAGTACGTTCTCTCAAAGAAATTTATGAATCCTATGATGTAGCATTTTTTGCATGTGAGcctcaaaattttgaagaagCAACTAAAGAAGAAGTCTGGATAAAAGCAATGGATGATGAAATTGCAACCATTGAAGAGAACAACACATGGGAACTTGTTGATCAACTTGAAGACAAAGAAGTAATCGGGCTAAAATGGGTCTATAagaccaagtacaaagaagatgGTTCAATTGAAAACAACAAGGCGCGATTAGTGGCAAAAGGTTACTCACAACAACCAGGTGTGGATTTCAATGAAGCTTTTGCTCTAGTTGCTCACATGGAAACTATCAGAACTGTCCTAGCCATAGCAGCCCAAATGGAGCTACAAGTTTTCCAGCTTGATGTAAAAGCAGCATTCTTAAATGGAGAACTCGAAGAAGAGGTATATGTGGAACAACCTCCAGGCTATGTGTAGAAAGGAAAAGTAGACAAGGTCTATCATCTCAAAAAGGCCTTATATGGACTAAAGCAAGCGCTGCGAGAATGGAATAGCAAAATTGACTCATACTTTCAGCAAAATGGATTCCAAAGAAGTCTAAGTGAACCATCACTATATGTCaagaaaaaatgtataaaagattttctttaaatttgtttatatgttgAAGATCTTATTTATGCAGGTACAAACCCAGAGGTGGTTGCAGAATTTAAAGGAGCAACGATGAAAGAATATGAAATGATAGACTTAGGTCCCATGAAATATTTTCTAGGGATCCAAGCACGTCAATGCAAAGGAGAAATATTTATTTCTCAAGAAAATTATCTTGAAGATCTACTCAAAAGGTTCCAAATGAACAACTGCAAACTAGTATTCACCCCAATGGCATTCAATGAGAAATTGCACTTAGAAGATGGCGCAGAAAAAGTTGATGCTAGAAATTATCGAAGTTTGGTTGGAAGCTTAATTTATTTGACAAACACAAGGCTAGATATTGTGCAACCAGTCAATCTTATTTCCAAATTCATGAATGAACCAAGCAAAATCCACCTCACAACAGCAAAAAGAAATCTACGCTACCTAAAAGGTACAAAGAAATTTGGCATCAAATatgtgaaagaaaaagagagcaagCTAGTGGGATATACATATAGCGACTGGGCAGGTTCAATTGATGATTGCAAGAGCACTTCTGGTTACTTATTCTGCCTAGGTACAAAACCAATTTCTTGGTCCTTAAAGAAGCAGAAAACTGTTGCATTATCATCCGCCGAAACCAAATACATAGCAACAACAGATGCAGCATGTGAAACAGTATGGCTAAGAAGAATTCTTTTAGACATGCAATAATGTGAAAAGATGCCAACCATCATCTACTGTGACAACATGTCAGCCATTGCTATAACCAAAAATCCGGTGTTTCACAATAGAACAAAGCACATTGGACTCCACCATCACTTCATAAGAAAATTGGtgcaagaagaagaaatacaGCTCGAGTTTGTCAACACAATTGACCAACTAGCAGATGTTTTTACAAAATTGGAAGAGTTTAAGAAAAATGTGGGAGTTACAAATTAAGAGAAGGTGTTAGAATGTAATTTGTAATTGTCAAACTAGGTCCCTAAGTATAATCTAGCTGTCAACAAATGAAGAATCTAGCAGTAGCAAAATTGAACAAGCAAACAAGTGGACACTTCATGGACAAGTGTCAATCAATGAGAAATGAACCAAACTTTTGCAATATTCTTGAAGCTTGTAGTCATCATAAACTCTTAacacatctatatatagatgtgaGTTGTAAATTGAAGTATttaacacccaaaaaaaaaacaatgaaatactTGTGCTGCAGTACTTTGTTTTTCCTTCATATCTAACATAATAGTAACATCTCTACAacagttaaaaaataaattctactcCAAGCCATATAATTAAGAACTTGCACCCAACAGTTCAAGCAGGTGTGGAGGCTAATAAACCAACCAAACTCTCTACTCTATAGAGTATAGAATATATAAAGCTAAATACTTCCCTGCATGCTCATTCTTAGAGGCGGAACTTGGGTGTAACTTGTTGTACATGTGGCGAAGCCTATTGCAGGCACGTGATGTAATACTGGAAGGGTCAAGATAGAGAGTGGGGAGTGGAACCTACATAGACATTGTGAACCATTAGTGGCTGCCTCGAACCCTAAGCTTTCGTCAAGATGGACCATGACCAGTGAAGGTTAGAGAACTGGTGGATGAAGACACAAAGCAATGGGACAAAAATAAACTAGCCTACTAGTTTGAGGACCACACGATTGAGGATATTTTATGCGTCCCAATGACAAATTTGCATGCAAATGATGTACTGGAATGGACGGAAAATAAATCTCAGGTATTCTCAGTAAAGTCGTCATATGGAGTAGCACTGAGGTTGCTTAACCTGTCAAATGGGGAGTACTCTTTGGCTGCTGCAGATGAATGCTTGTGGAAGTCATGTGGTCCCTAAATACCCCACCAAAGGTGAGAAATTTTCAGTGGAGAGCATGCTTGAACATCTTGCCAACCTGAGATAACCtgtgaaagaagaaaatgcagATAGACCCTTTTTGTGCGGTGTGCCAACAGCAGAGTGAAACAGTGAAGCATATATTATGGGAATACCCTCTAGCCAGGAATGTATAGGCACTGGTTAGGGGATGGGTCCAAAAGAGTAATGCTCGGATCTTAGACTTCTTCACACTAATGCGAAGTATGCTCGTGAGACTTACGTGTACGGAGATGGAACAATGGCCTACGATAGCATGGAACATATGGAATTCATGtaacaaaatttgttttgaaaacacccACGCTCGCCCAAATATTATTCTTCATGGTGCCACATCTCTTCTGCATGAGTACCAAGCTCTAGTAGCTATCCAACAGACACGTTAAGCCACAGATGGGCTGTTTTGCTATAGGGTAGTCAgatgtattgtttttttttcatattttttcagCTGTTTGCTGTAGCGTAGTTCAGATgtagtgtttttttattattgtttttgtcaACTTTTCCTACTTGTCCTACTATGAGGCTAGTGTGTAGCCTTCTGTGGTTGCAGGACttgtagggaatttaatcaAAATCCCAGCtgtgagaaataaaaaaaatagagaaaacacatgctaaagaaaacaatcacatgcacaagacaatatttacgtggttcgacaatttgcctacgtccacggagttgcagggatttcactattatcagggaaaaaagaaaaaaaaaaaaaacaaggtgcGGCTACAATTTTCTCTATATATCAAAAACATGGCAACAACCctataaaaccctaatcaccaaagttGGTTCCACAATGGGCTAAATGGGCTCCGGCTTAGGCCTATCGgcccaagcctccgctccatggactaagcctcaataaatcttccattaaaaaccacgcaataTTATTCGGATCGGGTCGGGTCATCGAActagataaaaaaaaactaggctccacaaaacccaacaaatctcccacttggagactagttcaatcaccaacatcaaccGCAATCCTCCAAAAAACACAATcccctcatccctgcaactcatcctcctgtcctcaagtTAGAAGGCTAACTGAAGCTGCACACAGCTTCAGCTTCTCAATGGTGACGCCCTTAGTCAACAAGCCTACTGGGTttttagatccacaaatcttctcaagtattaccaattgtcttcaacaaggtaacagataaagtggtattttgtctgtatatgcttcgactttgaatgaaaagccgaatttttggcaagaaaaattgcactctgactgtcactgtgtagaatgcccatctcctgcttcttacccaattcatctaagaaaccatgtagccaaatcatctcttttccagcttcagttgctgcaacatactcagcttctgtagtagacaaagtaacaatcttctgtagatttgaagctcatgatatagctgtaccacccagaataaaaacaaacccagtagtactctttctactatcaatatcactagtaaaatcagcatctacataaccctgcagtttcaaacttgcacctgtgaagcaaagacatgtatctaatgaacccttcagatatctcaaaatccacttgactgcctcccaatgctactttccaggcctactcatgaatctgctcacaactcccactgcatgtgcaatgtctggccttgtacacaccatagcatacatcaagctgccaatagctgaggcatagggcaccttgctcatatggtccctttcttcttttgtcttcggtgattgttctttgcttagtttgaaatgactacccaagggtgtgctcactggtttagcttcattcatgttgaacctgttgagaactttcttcacatactctgactgtgaaagtttcaatgtaccattagccttgtctctaatgattcttataccaaggatttgctttgcagctcccaaatccttcattgcaaactgtttggacaattgcttcttcagattattaatctcctcaatgctagaccctgcaaaaacatatcatccacatacaacagtaatatgatgtaagaattgtcaaatgACTTAACATAGgaacagtgatcagcttcacatctcttgaactcAATTCTATGCacaaaactgtcaaatttcttgtaccactatctaggagcttgttttaggccatacaagctctttcttagtttgcagACTAtattctcttgtccttgagcaatgaacctttttggctgaatcatgtaaaggtcttcctccaagtcaccatgaaggaatgttgtcttcacatctaactgctcaagatgtaagttttctgcagccaccattcccagtatcagtctgattgttgacatcttcacaactggagaaaatatctctgtgtagtcaatgccctCCTTCTACTGGAatcctttaacaactaatctggttttgtaacgtttgctaccatcatgttcattctttattctataTACCCACTTATTGTGCAAaaccttctttcctactggcaattcagtcagttctcatgtctgattccccaacaaggaatccatctcatccttcatggctaactcccacttgcttgaattctcatcttgcaaggtttcatcataacactctggctcaccaccatcagtcaacaggagataatttaaaaTAGGTGAATAatgctgtggaggtctaatgttcctgGAAGATTTACGaacttcagctacaggtgtactcagatctacctgtgaatttacattctccttatcttcttcaccccttttctggacagtactttcagtcaattcatctaagttaacaaactcagatttcttttgatctatctttgtaacatctgacactacagttgacctaTCCTTGTACATaagttgttcattaaatatcacatttctacttctgatgattttcctgttttgttcatcccaaaacctataatcaaatttctcatcaccatagccaatgaaaaaacatattttagactttgcatcaagtttactatgAGCACCataatcaatatgaacataagaaatacaaccaaaaacttttaagtgtgaaaactttacctctttaccgctccaaacctccttAGGAAGTTTGAATTCCATGGGAACTGatggtcctcggtttatcaggtaagctgcagtgctaacagcatcagcccagaaagtttttggtagtccagcatgcaacctcatacttcTAGCaagctcattgagagttctgttcatgcgctcaaccacaccattctgctgtggtgtctCAGGAATGGTCTtttccatcctaattccctgtgcagcacaatactcactaaaccctccatctatgtactcttctccattatctgaccttaaaaattttactttcaaacctgattctgtctcaaccatggcattccacttcttaaaagtttcaaa
This genomic window contains:
- the LOC126696193 gene encoding secreted RxLR effector protein 161-like; the encoded protein is MAFNEKLHLEDGAEKVDARNYRSLVGSLIYLTNTRLDIVQPVNLISKFMNEPSKIHLTTAKRNLRYLKGTKKFGIKYVKEKESKLVGYTYSDWAGSIDDCKSTSGYLFCLGTKPISWSLKKQKTVALSSAETKYIATTDAACETVWLRRILLDMQ